A DNA window from Paenibacillus andongensis contains the following coding sequences:
- a CDS encoding GyrI-like domain-containing protein — protein sequence MDYQLKTKPAFKLIGYELKTSCKEGRNHREIPAFWSSYLQEGKGNRIPNRVHADSQVELGICTDFNMETGDLTYIIGMEATGFEGVPAELVCREFPEANYVVFTTPKVTQDQFVAAIQSTWKSIFEEWFPHSGYEHAGGAEFELYDERCNPSKNELIQMDIYIPIKEK from the coding sequence ATGGACTATCAACTGAAGACGAAGCCTGCTTTTAAACTGATTGGCTATGAACTGAAAACGTCCTGCAAAGAGGGAAGAAACCATCGTGAAATCCCTGCATTCTGGAGTTCGTATCTACAAGAGGGTAAGGGGAATCGCATTCCCAATCGTGTACACGCAGATTCACAAGTCGAACTGGGCATTTGCACGGATTTCAACATGGAGACTGGTGATTTAACTTATATCATCGGAATGGAGGCCACAGGCTTCGAAGGTGTGCCTGCCGAGCTGGTGTGCCGAGAATTTCCGGAGGCTAATTATGTAGTGTTTACGACGCCAAAGGTTACGCAAGATCAATTCGTTGCAGCTATTCAGAGTACGTGGAAGTCCATTTTCGAAGAATGGTTTCCTCATTCCGGCTATGAACATGCGGGCGGCGCGGAGTTCGAATTGTATGATGAGCGCTGCAACCCTTCCAAAAATGAGCTCATCCAAATGGACATTTATATTCCGATTAAGGAAAAGTAG